A DNA window from Buttiauxella agrestis contains the following coding sequences:
- the thiP gene encoding thiamine/thiamine pyrophosphate ABC transporter permease ThiP: MATRRQPLIPGWLIPGLCAATLVVAVALAAFLALWFNAPQTDIRALVQDSYLWHVLRFSFWQAFLSAALSVFPAIFLARALYRRRFPGRLALLRLCAMTLVLPVLVAVFGILTVYGREGWLASLCAWLGIEWVFSPYGLKGILLAHVFFNLPMATRLLLQALENIPSEQRQVAAQLGMQGWNFFRFVEWPWLRRQILPAAALIFMLCFASFATVLSLGGGPQATTIELAIFQALSYDYDPARAALLALVQMICCLGLVLMSQRLSKAIPVGISQMQGWRDPQDNLRRRLCDGLLIVLALLLLLPPLIAVIIDGINSGLGSVLSQPILWQALFTSLRIAVGAGLICVVITVMLLWSSRELRLRNRAFAGQALELSGMLILAMPGIVLATGFFLLLNNSVGLPQTADGIVIFTNALMAIPYALKVLENPMLDVAERYGKLCQSLNISGLNRLRYIELRALKRPLAQALAFACVLSIGDFGVVALFGNEDFRTLPFYLYQQIGSYRSQDGAVTALILLILCFALFTLIEKLPGRHANAN, translated from the coding sequence ATGGCAACGCGCCGTCAGCCGCTGATCCCCGGCTGGCTGATTCCAGGGCTATGCGCCGCTACTCTCGTGGTAGCCGTAGCCCTGGCGGCTTTTCTGGCGCTGTGGTTTAACGCGCCGCAAACCGATATCCGTGCTCTGGTGCAGGATAGCTATTTGTGGCACGTACTGCGTTTCTCGTTCTGGCAAGCATTCCTCTCCGCTGCCCTTTCGGTATTTCCGGCGATTTTCCTCGCCCGCGCACTTTACCGCCGCCGTTTTCCGGGGCGGCTCGCGCTGTTACGCCTGTGCGCCATGACGCTGGTTTTGCCAGTGTTAGTGGCCGTGTTCGGGATTCTGACGGTTTACGGCCGCGAAGGTTGGCTGGCCTCATTGTGCGCCTGGCTGGGCATTGAATGGGTTTTCTCGCCATATGGCCTTAAGGGCATTTTATTAGCTCACGTCTTTTTTAACCTGCCGATGGCGACGCGTTTGCTGCTTCAGGCGCTGGAAAATATCCCCAGCGAACAGCGCCAGGTCGCCGCACAGCTGGGAATGCAGGGCTGGAATTTCTTCCGCTTTGTGGAATGGCCGTGGTTACGCCGCCAGATTCTTCCTGCCGCCGCACTCATTTTCATGCTTTGCTTCGCCAGTTTTGCCACCGTGCTTTCACTGGGCGGCGGGCCGCAGGCGACCACTATCGAACTGGCCATCTTCCAGGCGCTGAGTTACGACTACGATCCAGCCCGTGCGGCGTTGCTCGCATTAGTACAAATGATTTGCTGCCTGGGTCTGGTGCTGATGAGCCAACGCCTTAGCAAAGCGATTCCGGTGGGTATCAGCCAGATGCAAGGCTGGCGCGACCCGCAGGATAACCTGCGCCGCAGACTGTGTGACGGGCTGCTTATCGTACTCGCACTGCTGTTGTTATTACCGCCGCTGATAGCGGTCATCATTGATGGCATCAATAGCGGCCTGGGTTCTGTGCTGTCACAACCGATTCTATGGCAGGCATTATTCACCTCATTACGAATCGCCGTGGGCGCAGGGTTAATCTGTGTGGTGATAACAGTGATGCTGCTGTGGAGTTCGCGTGAATTGCGCCTGCGCAACCGCGCATTTGCCGGGCAGGCGCTGGAACTGAGCGGCATGTTGATTTTAGCCATGCCGGGCATTGTGCTGGCAACCGGCTTTTTCCTGTTGCTCAATAACAGCGTGGGTTTGCCGCAAACCGCTGACGGCATCGTAATTTTTACCAATGCGCTGATGGCCATTCCCTATGCGTTGAAAGTGCTGGAAAACCCGATGCTGGATGTCGCGGAACGCTACGGCAAATTGTGCCAGTCACTCAATATCAGTGGCTTAAATCGCCTACGCTACATCGAGTTACGGGCGCTCAAACGCCCACTGGCACAGGCGCTAGCATTTGCCTGCGTGCTCTCGATTGGTGATTTTGGCGTCGTGGCGCTATTTGGTAATGAAGATTTCCGCACGCTACCGTTCTATCTCTATCAACAAATTGGTTCATATCGTAGCCAGGATGGCGCCGTTACCGCGCTGATCCTGCTGATACTGTGCTTTGCTTTATTCACATTGATTGAAAAACTTCCGGGACGCCATGCTAACGCTAACTGA
- the sgrR gene encoding HTH-type transcriptional regulator SgrR, translated as MSSSRLQQQFIRLWQYFEGKPQDTTLNDLASLLNCSRRHMRTLLSAMQEKGWLSWKAEVGRGKRSQLEFLYTGLALQQQRAEDLLEQDRIDQLVQIVGDKAAVRQMLISHLGRSFRQGRHILRVLYYRPLLNLLPGSALRRSETHIARQIFSGLIRINEENGELEADIAHHWQQISPLHWRFYLRPGIHFHHGRELDMLDVMTSLQRINALPLYSHITQISSPTAWTLDITLSQPDNWLPWLLGSVNAMILPREWQTLDNFSRQPVGSGPYSVVRNNTNQLKIQAYDDYFGYRALIDEVNFWVLPEIGEDVSCAVQLSGMPDSEKAVESRLEEGCYYILFDRRSQSGSHEQVRRWLSHVLAPIHLLYSAGEQNQQYWFPAYGLLPRWHHTRPQPVVEKPAGLESVTLTFYRDHVEHRVISKVMEQLLARVGVKLVVQEVSYEEWHQGDAESDIWLNSANFTLPLEFSLFSHLYEVPLIQKCIAIDWESDTRKWHNGELSLPEWCQKRVENNDILPLIHHWLRIEGQRSMRGVRMNTLGWFDFKSAWFAPPEP; from the coding sequence ATGAGTTCGAGTCGTCTGCAACAACAATTCATCCGCCTGTGGCAATATTTCGAAGGTAAACCGCAGGATACAACGTTGAATGACCTGGCCTCGCTGCTGAATTGCTCCCGCCGCCATATGCGCACGCTACTCAGTGCGATGCAGGAAAAGGGCTGGCTGAGCTGGAAAGCGGAAGTCGGACGCGGCAAACGTTCGCAGCTCGAATTTCTCTACACGGGCCTCGCACTCCAGCAACAGCGGGCAGAGGATCTTCTCGAGCAGGACAGAATTGATCAACTGGTGCAGATCGTTGGGGATAAAGCCGCAGTGCGCCAGATGCTGATCTCCCACCTCGGACGCAGCTTCCGGCAGGGGCGACATATTCTGCGCGTTCTTTACTATCGTCCGCTGCTAAACCTGTTACCAGGCTCGGCTTTACGCCGTTCAGAAACGCATATTGCCCGGCAAATTTTCAGCGGCTTAATCCGCATAAATGAGGAAAATGGGGAACTGGAAGCGGATATAGCTCACCACTGGCAGCAAATATCCCCATTACACTGGCGTTTTTATTTGCGTCCAGGCATTCATTTCCACCATGGCCGCGAGCTGGATATGCTCGATGTCATGACCTCTTTGCAACGGATTAATGCGCTACCGCTCTATTCTCACATCACCCAGATTAGCTCCCCAACCGCCTGGACACTGGATATTACGCTCTCACAGCCGGATAACTGGCTGCCGTGGTTGCTTGGCAGTGTCAATGCGATGATTCTGCCGCGTGAGTGGCAAACGCTGGACAACTTTTCCCGCCAGCCAGTCGGCTCCGGCCCCTATTCCGTCGTGCGTAACAACACCAACCAACTAAAGATCCAGGCCTATGATGATTACTTTGGCTATCGCGCATTAATAGACGAAGTGAATTTCTGGGTGCTGCCGGAAATTGGTGAAGACGTCAGTTGTGCGGTGCAATTATCGGGAATGCCTGACAGCGAGAAAGCGGTTGAAAGTCGCCTGGAAGAAGGCTGTTACTACATTTTATTTGATAGACGCTCGCAATCCGGCAGCCATGAACAAGTGCGTCGCTGGTTGAGCCATGTGCTGGCACCTATTCACCTGCTTTATAGCGCGGGCGAACAAAACCAGCAGTATTGGTTCCCGGCATACGGCTTATTGCCACGCTGGCACCATACCCGACCGCAGCCGGTAGTCGAAAAACCCGCAGGGCTTGAGTCCGTAACACTGACGTTCTATCGCGACCACGTTGAGCACCGGGTTATCAGTAAAGTGATGGAACAATTGCTGGCACGCGTAGGCGTAAAACTGGTGGTGCAAGAAGTCAGTTATGAAGAGTGGCATCAGGGCGATGCCGAAAGCGATATCTGGCTTAACAGCGCCAACTTCACCCTGCCGCTAGAATTTTCACTCTTTTCGCATCTCTATGAGGTGCCGCTCATTCAAAAATGTATTGCGATTGACTGGGAATCCGATACCCGTAAATGGCACAACGGCGAGCTTTCACTGCCGGAGTGGTGCCAGAAGCGCGTTGAGAATAATGACATTTTGCCGTTAATTCACCACTGGCTGCGCATCGAGGGACAACGCAGCATGCGCGGCGTGAGGATGAACACGCTCGGCTGGTTTGACTTTAAATCGGCCTGGTTTGCGCCGCCGGAACCTTAA
- the sgrT gene encoding glucose uptake inhibitor SgrT: MKRSPVVKFYQQYFTATQSVSAGWLARLTASQRLRMLEDLMQWEVTTSVTVKY; this comes from the coding sequence ATGAAACGGTCGCCAGTGGTTAAGTTTTATCAACAGTATTTTACCGCAACCCAAAGTGTTTCTGCTGGATGGCTGGCTCGCCTGACAGCATCGCAACGTCTAAGGATGCTTGAGGACTTAATGCAGTGGGAGGTGACAACTTCCGTGACCGTGAAGTACTGA
- the thiB gene encoding thiamine ABC transporter substrate binding subunit, producing MFKKFLPLLALIAAPVFAKPLLTVYTYDSFAADWGPGPAVKKAFEADCNCELKFVALEDGVSLLNRLRMEGKNTKADVVLGLDNNLLEAAAQTKLFATSNVDSSKLKIPGGWNNDTFVPFDYGYFAFVYDKNKLKNPPKSLKELVESDQKWKVIYQDPRTSTPGLGLLLWMQKVYGDKTPEAWAKLAKKTVTVTKGWSEAYGLFLKGEGDLVMSYTTSPAYHIIEEKKDNYAAANFSEGHYLQVEVAGRLASSKQPELAEKFMKFITSPGFQNTIPTGNWMYPVTDVKLPEGFNGLVKPQTTLEFSPQDVSSHRASWISEWQRAVSR from the coding sequence GTGTTCAAAAAATTCCTGCCGTTACTGGCACTCATCGCCGCCCCGGTTTTTGCCAAACCCCTGCTGACTGTTTACACCTACGACTCCTTTGCCGCCGACTGGGGTCCAGGCCCTGCGGTGAAAAAAGCCTTTGAAGCTGACTGCAATTGCGAGCTGAAATTCGTCGCACTGGAAGACGGCGTCTCTTTGCTAAATCGCCTGCGCATGGAAGGGAAAAACACCAAGGCTGATGTGGTGCTGGGCCTGGATAACAATTTGCTGGAAGCGGCTGCGCAGACCAAACTGTTTGCCACCAGCAATGTTGATAGCAGCAAACTGAAAATCCCTGGCGGCTGGAACAACGACACGTTCGTGCCTTTCGACTACGGCTATTTCGCTTTCGTCTACGATAAAAACAAACTGAAAAACCCGCCAAAAAGCCTGAAAGAACTGGTCGAAAGCGACCAAAAATGGAAAGTGATTTACCAGGATCCGCGCACCAGCACGCCGGGTTTAGGCCTGCTGTTATGGATGCAAAAAGTTTACGGCGACAAAACGCCTGAAGCCTGGGCGAAACTGGCGAAGAAAACCGTCACCGTCACCAAAGGCTGGTCTGAAGCATACGGCCTGTTCCTGAAAGGCGAAGGTGATTTGGTGATGAGCTACACCACGTCACCGGCGTATCACATTATCGAAGAGAAAAAAGATAACTACGCAGCGGCAAATTTCAGCGAAGGGCATTATTTGCAGGTCGAAGTCGCTGGCCGTCTGGCTTCCAGCAAGCAGCCTGAACTGGCTGAGAAATTCATGAAATTTATCACCTCGCCAGGTTTCCAGAACACCATCCCAACCGGCAACTGGATGTACCCGGTAACGGACGTGAAATTGCCAGAAGGTTTTAACGGCCTGGTGAAACCGCAGACCACGCTGGAATTTAGCCCGCAAGACGTCTCTTCCCATCGCGCCAGCTGGATTAGTGAATGGCAACGCGCCGTCAGCCGCTGA